Below is a window of Ctenopharyngodon idella isolate HZGC_01 chromosome 7, HZGC01, whole genome shotgun sequence DNA.
AGAAATATACAATATCTAAAGGTATTTATTTACAGGCTTGTGCAAATCGTTGCATCAAAACAGGCAGATTTGacaagaatctttttttttttttttttttttcttttatgaatCCCTGATCGTGACAGTAAACAGTACAACACCAGCACAGCGATGTGCTATAAGACTCAGAAAAACAAGCTTTCCTGATCATGTCGTACCACATCATGCAGTGATGCACATCATGCACGTCATACAAGATATTAAAGTCATACAACTGGTAAAATGCATAAATGGCAGAATGGTGCAATAAAGGCAACTGAATGATCCCAGCGAGTTTCCCACAGTCTTtgaaaacctggaaatatcagggaattttaaaaTTCCAGGCTTGCAAAACTCATGAAAGTGggaagggtaaaaaaaaaatcctaaaaagtCATGTGAATGTTTATAGTGAATATGCCTTTTTCTTGCTCAACtctaaaatacttaattggttagAAATAGCTCTTTCTGAttgaaatgtcatgaaaattcaTTGGTCAAAACAAATGGGAAAGCTGCTTTTAAGAAATTGTGATTTGTAGCAATTGGAGGCATTTCCTTAAGGCTTGAAATAATGTTTTGCATAATTTCAAGTTGATTGAACACTGGAATAAGTCCAGTATGTGTTCTGTTTTTTCTTATAAGTGCCTTTGAATGAAGTTAATCTCTACTCGCATCTTTTTCTCTTGATGACGAGTGTAAACGGCCCATCGTTAAGACCTTTGATGAGTGTCCAGGCCTCAAAGCGTGTGAGACCCTGCAGAGCCGAGTCCTGTATCTGCAGTACCTCATCACCAGACTTCAGCCCCTTTTGCTCAGCGTCACTTCCTGCCAGAGAAAATACAGAATACATTCTATGATTATATGTTATATAGTGATTTGCAGGCTCACATGGAATCTGACAACTTGACAGAAAAGCCCAGAGATTTATGCAGaataaatattcacattctctACACCATTTTTGCtggtttattaaatattttggttattttgatTTTGCTTTCGGCTACCGGTAACACTGCAGTATTCGCAAGgccatttaaatcagttcagacaaaaaaaaaaaagaaaattctgtcatttatgttgttccaaaactgtaacgctttcattcatcttcaaaatacaaatgaacataaattagtgatttctgtccctccattgacagcctacacaactaccactttgacgcttcaaaaagttcataaagtgatcataaaactaatgaattgagtggtttagtccaaattttctgaagagatttgatcactttatatgacgaacagattgaatttagtcTTTTGTTCAtgtataaacattcatcagcacacacatcagttgtggtaaacggaagctcaagcatgtttgcttgacatgcgagaaccaatgaggttcattctcgtgttacgcagcacgtttgagcttctccaagaaccaatgaggttcattctcgtgttacgcagcccgtttgagcttcagcaagaaccaatgtggttcattctcgtgttacgcagcacatttaagcttcagcaagaaccaatgaggttcattctcgtgttacgcaacacatttaagcttcagcaagaaccaatgaggttcattctcgtgttacgcagcacgtttgagcttctccaagaaccaatgaggttcattctcgtgttacgcagcccgtttgagcttcagcaagaaccaatgaggttcattctcgtgttacgcagcacatttaagcttcagcaagaaccaatgaggttcattctcgtgttacgcagcacgtttgagcttcagcaagaaccaatgaggttcattcttgtgttacgcagcacgtttgagcttcagcaagaaccaatgaggttcattctcgtgttacgcagcacgtttgagcttctccaagaaccaatgaggttcattctcgtgttacgcagcccgtttgagcttcagcaagaaccaatgaggttcattctcgtgttacgcagcacatttaagcttcagcaagaaccaatgaggttcattctcgtgttacgcagcacgtttgagcttcagcaagaaccaatgaggttcattctcgtgttacgcagcacatttaagcttcagcaagaaccaatgaggttcattctcgtgttacgcagcacgtttgagcttcagcaagaaccaatgaggttcattctcgtgttacgcagcacgtttgagcttcagcaagaaccaatgaggttcattctcgtgttacgcagcacgtttgagcttcagcaagaaccaatgaggttcattctcgtgttacgcagcacatttaagcttcagcaagaaccaatgaggttcattctcgtgttacgcagcacgtttgagcttcagcaagaaccaatgaggttcattctcgtgttacgcagcacgtttgagcttctccaagaaccaatgaggttcattctcgtgttacgcagcacgtttgagcttcagcaagaaccaatgaggttcattctcgtgttacgcagcacgtttgagcttcagcaagaaccaatgaggttcattctcgtgttacgcagcacgtttgagcttctccaagaaccaatgaggttcattctcgtgttacgcagcacatttaagcttcagcaagaaccaatgaggttcattctcgtgttacgcagcacgtttgagcttcagcaagaaccaatgaggttcattctcgtgttacgcagcacgtttgagcttcagcaagaaccaatgaggttcattctcgtgttacgcagcacgtttgagcttctccaagaaccaatgaggttcattctcgtgttacgcagcacgtttaagcttcagcaagaaccaatgaggttcattctaaTGTGTTACACGGGTATGGTTCAGCTTCTGTTTGTGTTCGCTGATCAaggtttatatgtaaataaaagcctaaattcaatctgttcatcatacaaagcgatcaagtctctttgGAAAATTTGGATTAAGCCCCTCAATTCATATTGattgttttacaatctctttatgaactttttgaagcgtcaaagtggtagttgtgtaggctgtcaatggagggacagaaaactctcagatttcaataaaaaagatcttcatttgtgttctgaagatgaagaaagtcttacaggtttagaacaacatgagggtgagtaaatgatgacagaattttaatttttgggtgaactatccctttaacatattACATACACAAAATGTGAAATGATTCTGAATATAAGAATATGAGATACTGTAGCAGGTTTTGCATAAAGGCTCAGTCAGATTCTCACCTGTAAATATTCTGTTGATGGTTAGAGGTCTGTCTCCATTAATGGAGCCTTTTCCTCCCTCAAGACTAAATCCAACTCCACCCGCGTTCTTCTCCAGCTCGATTGTTACAACTTCGCCTCCATCGTCCCCTAAGAGACATTTTTTATAGAATGAATGtacacatttttaagttttaattattAAGTTTAGTCTTAACTATTTGGATTGATTTTCTAAATGACATTTGAGTAGCAAATattaacataaaacatttagatACATCATGAAACCCACTGAAATGTGATGTTTGATTATCAATATTATTCAGTTTTTACAGCAACTGTTACTGTACACAAAAAGTAGTCAAAAAGGTCTAAATCCATAATTAAGGCACACCAGGCAGAACAAGAAATTTGgaagcattttgaaaaaagttatCTAAAATTCTCCACAATTTCTACTAAAGTTGTGAACAACTGACGCGTTGAATTTGGACAGAATTTAATACATGAATTCATCAGCCTTAGGGAAAACTAGTCCAGTTCAAATAGGGCTTTTATTTGGACTTCAGTCttagtttttttattacacATTATGTAGCTCTTGTAATATTTCTGTATCCCTTTTGTGCCCTATTAAGTGTTGACAAAGTGTCACTGCCATCGCTCAGTAATGTTGACCCACCTGTGGCGCTGCTTTCTGCCCCGCTGCTGCTAGACTCATTAGCGTTAGCGCCTCCCTTCTCTTCTGCGTCTTTGTTCTTGGACACCACCACCACAGCCTGCTTCATGTTGCGGGCTTGCCTGAGTATCGCAGTGGCATCACTGTGTGTGACATTTTTTAGCGTTTGACCGTTAATGGACAACACCTCATCTCCTCTTTCAATGGTCCCCTCCTGAGCAGCCAGGCCACTGGGAAACACCCTGTGAACCTGAAGGTACATGATTTGGTACAAcgaataaaattaatatataaaatactgtaaaatattcttTTGCTAGCAttatctgaatacattttgcatTTACAGTAATAATCGTCCCTTCTGGCAAAGACTGCAAATTTCATCTGCAAAAATACACGAAAAACATGAAATTCGAAAGCTACGACAGAAGGGGCGATTATTGTCAATGTCATCAAACCTGCCACTTTTAATTAAGCAGAATCATGAATGAGATTTgaagcttggacattctgcctAAGGTCCTATTTTGTGTTTCAGGGAAGCAAGAAATGAATACAGAGtcagaacgacatgagggtgtgtttCCTGTCGAAAGGTGAAGCAGATGAGCTGTGGTGTGTGGTTTATGGAGATTTGAAGACATCACTCACTGTAGTTGCTTTGTTCTCCAGATCAATACCGCCAGCAATGCTGAAACCCAAGCCAGCTCCTTCTTCTTTATGTAGAATCACAACATGGATGCCTTCCAGTTGCTAATGGACATTAAGAAATCCAAATCAGCATTGTTTATAGAGTATTTTGTGGTTCAAAAGCCCTTTGTACCTGTACTTTTTAGCTGCCTTTTTAGTACTCGGATGCATTTAGCATAGCAGTTATTCTAGAACATGCCTGCATTTCAAAACATGGGTTTATCTCTTTGTAAAGAACAGCTGCCACATTGATGATTTCCAGGTGGGCTGGATCATGTTCCCACTCCATTACATCATGCAGttttgagagagagattgagaTGAAGCCTTGAATAGCACAAAACAATttcatgaataattattttgtcAGAATCTCATTAGCATCTGGCACTGTCTCAAAAAATGACACTTGTCTAAATATGATTCATAAGGCTGCTGAATATAAAGTGCCCTCAAAGCCTAATTTTAAGTCACACCTACTGAATTCATCCTGGGACCTGAGCCAAATATCCCAGAACTGGATCCAAATTCATGTACTTACGATGTCAGCCTCATTGCTGTTCTTCATCATTGACGACTCTTCTCTCACAGCGTTACGGGACAGTAAAGCGTCCATCGGATACACACGGAAGTATCGGGTAATCTGGGTACTTATATATTTACTTACTGCTTTTTGCATACTGTTTAGTGGGGAAGTAGGCATATCTGAACAGGGTGCACAACAATCTTGTTTTACCTCTCATATTCTCAAGAACTAGCATTTCAATTGGATTATTAAGGGTTAATTTTAACAGTCCTGCTGTGTGACACTTCTATTTAGTTGGAGCCAACATTTGTTTCCAATAGTATTTTGAACTTATTTACATAATACAAATTGCATCAAGGGACTTGAAGGTCATATGCTAATTGTTAGCTTTATACTATCCTGTGGCCAACAAAACTGGATTTTCCCAATAATCATTTTTCATATTGTATTAAAACTATtgtgcatgcagttttgttatCACCTAATATCAGTTAAGAGACTGTGgaagacttttaaaaataacttgtcACACCAcagaaccatttaaaacaagtgaAATCAAAAAGCTTTGTCATAATCCAGTCCTAATACAGCTAATCACTCATCTTAGACAGCCTTTAGGATGGTTCCCTTATCTGTATAGCCAACAGAAAAAGCTGCCATGCTTTCAAGAAATTTCTTGCAAAATATCAACACTTCCTCTTTTTCTGCATTTCGCTCTTACTGCATAACAGCACATTATGTCATGTGGCATGTGAATTAGTGCATATCACCTGATTGTCATAGACAGTTTTGCTTGACTGCACACAGAAAATATGGCAGAGGAATATTGATCAGGGAAACAGACATTAATGCAAAATAAGTGCAGCAAAATGCACACCAGAGGACATTGCAACACTGCCATGGTTAGGAAGTCACGCTCTTGACCAAGAGTGGCATGATTTAGCAATTTTTTTAACCCTGTTAGCAAGTGAGCTTCAGAATGTAGCAACACGCAAAAGAAATCTCACTGATCTTTAAGAGCACTTTCAATATGCTGTATAGAGAACCGATTGTTCCTCTGCCACACCTCTCATACATATTCAGGTTTGCAGAGCAGGATGTGGAAGTAATCAATGCTAGGCAACAGCCAATAGCATGTACTTTGTTGTTTCGGTCCTATGATTATCAAACAAGAGCTAAACCCACCCTTAGTGTGTCTTCATCCAGATCCTTGACTTCCTGAATCATCCGCTGAATCTCCTGAGGCGGAAGGGCTGAGAGCATGGATTGGGCACAGACGGCTGAGGCTGAAGTGAGCGGTCGTTCGGGTTTCCATTCTTCCTTCTCGCACTCCTCCCCTCTCTCGATTGTACGCTCTCTCAGTTCGGCCAAGCTGTAGACCAGATATAAACAAGTGTGTTTAAAGGTGCCTTAGGCCAGGGGTAGCCAACCCTGCTCCTGAAGGACTGCCATCCTGcatgcagagtttagctccaaccataATCAAACAGCCCTAAACCAG
It encodes the following:
- the LOC127515530 gene encoding uncharacterized protein LOC127515530 isoform X17, translating into MREPMRFILVLRSTFELLQEPMRFILVLRSPFELQQEPMWFILVLRSTFKLQQEPMRFILVLRNTFKLQQEPMRFILVLRSTFELLQEPMRFILVLRSPFELQQEPMRFILVLRSTFKLQQEPMRFILVLRSTFELQQEPMRFILVLRSTFELQQEPMRFILVLRSTFELLQEPMRFILVLRSPFELQQEPMRFILVLRSTFKLQQEPMRFILVLRSTFELQQEPMRFILVLRSTFKLQQEPMRFILVLRSTFELQQEPMRFILVLRSTFELQQEPMRFILVLRSTFELQQEPMRFILVLRSTFELQQEPMRFILVLRSTFELQQEPMRFILVLRSTFELQQEPMRFILVLRSTFELLQEPMRFILVLRSTFKLQQEPMRFILMCYTGMVQLLFVFADQGLYVNKSLNSICSSYKAIKSLWKIWIKPLNSY
- the LOC127515530 gene encoding uncharacterized protein LOC127515530 isoform X20, producing MREPMRFILVLRSTFELLQEPMRFILVLRSPFELQQEPMWFILVLRSTFKLQQEPMRFILVLRNTFKLQQEPMRFILVLRSTFELLQEPMRFILVLRSPFELQQEPMRFILVLRSTFKLQQEPMRFILVLRSTFELQQEPMRFILVLRSTFELQQEPMRFILVLRSTFELLQEPMRFILVLRSPFELQQEPMRFILVLRSTFKLQQEPMRFILVLRSTFELQQEPMRFILVLRSTFKLQQEPMRFILVLRSTFELQQEPMRFILVLRSTFELQQEPMRFILVLRSTFELQQEPMRFILVLRSTFELQQEPMRFILVLRSTFELQQEPMRFILVLRSTFELLQEPMRFILVLRSTFKLQQEPMRFILMCYTGMVQLLFVFADQGLYVNKSLNSICSSYKAIKSLWKIWIKPLNSY
- the LOC127515530 gene encoding uncharacterized protein LOC127515530 isoform X12, whose product is MREPMRFILVLRSTFELLQEPMRFILVLRSPFELQQEPMWFILVLRSTFKLQQEPMRFILVLRNTFKLQQEPMRFILVLRSTFELLQEPMRFILVLRSTFELQQEPMRFILVLRSTFELQQEPMRFILVLRSTFELQQEPMRFILVLRSTFKLQQEPMRFILVLRSTFELQQEPMRFILVLRSTFELQQEPMRFILVLRSTFELQQEPMRFILVLRSTFKLQQEPMRFILVLRSTFELQQEPMRFILVLRSTFELLQEPMRFILVLRSTFELQQEPMRFILVLRSTFELQQEPMRFILVLRSTFELLQEPMRFILVLRSTFKLQQEPMRFILVLRSTFELQQEPMRFILVLRSTFELQQEPMRFILVLRSTFELLQEPMRFILVLRSTFKLQQEPMRFILMCYTGMVQLLFVFADQGLYVNKSLNSICSSYKAIKSLWKIWIKPLNSY
- the LOC127515530 gene encoding uncharacterized protein LOC127515530 isoform X18, whose protein sequence is MREPMRFILVLRSTFELLQEPMRFILVLRSPFELQQEPMWFILVLRSTFKLQQEPMRFILVLRNTFKLQQEPMRFILVLRSTFELLQEPMRFILVLRSTFELQQEPMRFILVLRSTFELQQEPMRFILVLRSTFELQQEPMRFILVLRSTFELQQEPMRFILVLRSTFELQQEPMRFILVLRSTFKLQQEPMRFILVLRSTFELQQEPMRFILVLRSTFELLQEPMRFILVLRSTFELQQEPMRFILVLRSTFELQQEPMRFILVLRSTFELLQEPMRFILVLRSTFKLQQEPMRFILVLRSTFELQQEPMRFILVLRSTFELQQEPMRFILVLRSTFELLQEPMRFILVLRSTFKLQQEPMRFILMCYTGMVQLLFVFADQGLYVNKSLNSICSSYKAIKSLWKIWIKPLNSY
- the LOC127515530 gene encoding uncharacterized protein LOC127515530 isoform X21, with the protein product MREPMRFILVLRSTFELLQEPMRFILVLRSPFELQQEPMWFILVLRSTFKLQQEPMRFILVLRNTFKLQQEPMRFILVLRSTFELLQEPMRFILVLRSTFELQQEPMRFILVLRSTFELQQEPMRFILVLRSTFELQQEPMRFILVLRSTFELQQEPMRFILVLRSTFKLQQEPMRFILVLRSTFELQQEPMRFILVLRSTFELLQEPMRFILVLRSTFELQQEPMRFILVLRSTFELQQEPMRFILVLRSTFELLQEPMRFILVLRSTFKLQQEPMRFILVLRSTFELQQEPMRFILVLRSTFELQQEPMRFILVLRSTFELLQEPMRFILVLRSTFKLQQEPMRFILMCYTGMVQLLFVFADQGLYVNKSLNSICSSYKAIKSLWKIWIKPLNSY
- the LOC127515530 gene encoding uncharacterized protein LOC127515530 isoform X25, translating into MREPMRFILVLRSTFELLQEPMRFILVLRSPFELQQEPMWFILVLRSTFKLQQEPMRFILVLRNTFKLQQEPMRFILVLRSTFELLQEPMRFILVLRSTFELQQEPMRFILVLRSTFELQQEPMRFILVLRSTFELQQEPMRFILVLRSTFKLQQEPMRFILVLRSTFELQQEPMRFILVLRSTFELLQEPMRFILVLRSTFELQQEPMRFILVLRSTFELQQEPMRFILVLRSTFELLQEPMRFILVLRSTFKLQQEPMRFILVLRSTFELQQEPMRFILVLRSTFELQQEPMRFILVLRSTFELLQEPMRFILVLRSTFKLQQEPMRFILMCYTGMVQLLFVFADQGLYVNKSLNSICSSYKAIKSLWKIWIKPLNSY
- the LOC127515530 gene encoding uncharacterized protein LOC127515530 isoform X30; this encodes MREPMRFILVLRSTFELLQEPMRFILVLRSPFELQQEPMWFILVLRSTFKLQQEPMRFILVLRNTFKLQQEPMRFILVLRSTFELLQEPMRFILVLRSTFELQQEPMRFILVLRSTFELQQEPMRFILVLRSTFELQQEPMRFILVLRSTFELLQEPMRFILVLRSTFELQQEPMRFILVLRSTFELQQEPMRFILVLRSTFELLQEPMRFILVLRSTFKLQQEPMRFILVLRSTFELQQEPMRFILVLRSTFELQQEPMRFILVLRSTFELLQEPMRFILVLRSTFKLQQEPMRFILMCYTGMVQLLFVFADQGLYVNKSLNSICSSYKAIKSLWKIWIKPLNSY
- the LOC127515530 gene encoding uncharacterized protein LOC127515530 isoform X33 encodes the protein MREPMRFILVLRSTFELLQEPMRFILVLRSPFELQQEPMWFILVLRSTFKLQQEPMRFILVLRNTFKLQQEPMRFILVLRSTFELLQEPMRFILVLRSPFELQQEPMRFILVLRSTFKLQQEPMRFILVLRSTFELQQEPMRFILVLRSTFELQQEPMRFILVLRSTFELQQEPMRFILVLRSTFELLQEPMRFILVLRSTFKLQQEPMRFILVLRSTFELQQEPMRFILVLRSTFELQQEPMRFILVLRSTFELLQEPMRFILVLRSTFKLQQEPMRFILMCYTGMVQLLFVFADQGLYVNKSLNSICSSYKAIKSLWKIWIKPLNSY
- the LOC127515530 gene encoding uncharacterized protein LOC127515530 isoform X15, encoding MREPMRFILVLRSTFELLQEPMRFILVLRSPFELQQEPMWFILVLRSTFKLQQEPMRFILVLRNTFKLQQEPMRFILVLRSTFELLQEPMRFILVLRSPFELQQEPMRFILVLRSTFKLQQEPMRFILVLRSTFELQQEPMRFILVLRSTFELQQEPMRFILVLRSTFELQQEPMRFILVLRSTFELQQEPMRFILVLRSTFKLQQEPMRFILVLRSTFELQQEPMRFILVLRSTFELLQEPMRFILVLRSTFELQQEPMRFILVLRSTFELQQEPMRFILVLRSTFELLQEPMRFILVLRSTFKLQQEPMRFILVLRSTFELQQEPMRFILVLRSTFELQQEPMRFILVLRSTFELLQEPMRFILVLRSTFKLQQEPMRFILMCYTGMVQLLFVFADQGLYVNKSLNSICSSYKAIKSLWKIWIKPLNSY
- the LOC127515530 gene encoding uncharacterized protein LOC127515530 isoform X10 → MREPMRFILVLRSTFELLQEPMRFILVLRSPFELQQEPMWFILVLRSTFKLQQEPMRFILVLRNTFKLQQEPMRFILVLRSTFELLQEPMRFILVLRSPFELQQEPMRFILVLRSTFKLQQEPMRFILVLRSTFELQQEPMRFILVLRSTFELQQEPMRFILVLRSTFELQQEPMRFILVLRSTFELQQEPMRFILVLRSTFELQQEPMRFILVLRSTFKLQQEPMRFILVLRSTFELQQEPMRFILVLRSTFELLQEPMRFILVLRSTFELQQEPMRFILVLRSTFELQQEPMRFILVLRSTFELLQEPMRFILVLRSTFKLQQEPMRFILVLRSTFELQQEPMRFILVLRSTFELQQEPMRFILVLRSTFELLQEPMRFILVLRSTFKLQQEPMRFILMCYTGMVQLLFVFADQGLYVNKSLNSICSSYKAIKSLWKIWIKPLNSY
- the LOC127515530 gene encoding uncharacterized protein LOC127515530 isoform X9 gives rise to the protein MREPMRFILVLRSTFELLQEPMRFILVLRSPFELQQEPMWFILVLRSTFKLQQEPMRFILVLRNTFKLQQEPMRFILVLRSTFELLQEPMRFILVLRSPFELQQEPMRFILVLRSTFKLQQEPMRFILVLRSTFELQQEPMRFILVLRSTFELQQEPMRFILVLRSTFELLQEPMRFILVLRSPFELQQEPMRFILVLRSTFKLQQEPMRFILVLRSTFELQQEPMRFILVLRSTFKLQQEPMRFILVLRSTFELQQEPMRFILVLRSTFELQQEPMRFILVLRSTFELQQEPMRFILVLRSTFELQQEPMRFILVLRSTFELQQEPMRFILVLRSTFELLQEPMRFILVLRSTFKLQQEPMRFILVLRSTFELQQEPMRFILVLRSTFELQQEPMRFILVLRSTFELLQEPMRFILVLRSTFKLQQEPMRFILMCYTGMVQLLFVFADQGLYVNKSLNSICSSYKAIKSLWKIWIKPLNSY
- the LOC127515530 gene encoding uncharacterized protein LOC127515530 isoform X7, which gives rise to MREPMRFILVLRSTFELLQEPMRFILVLRSPFELQQEPMWFILVLRSTFKLQQEPMRFILVLRNTFKLQQEPMRFILVLRSTFELLQEPMRFILVLRSPFELQQEPMRFILVLRSTFKLQQEPMRFILVLRSTFELQQEPMRFILVLRSTFELQQEPMRFILVLRSTFELQQEPMRFILVLRSTFKLQQEPMRFILVLRSTFELQQEPMRFILVLRSTFELQQEPMRFILVLRSTFELQQEPMRFILVLRSTFKLQQEPMRFILVLRSTFELQQEPMRFILVLRSTFELLQEPMRFILVLRSTFELQQEPMRFILVLRSTFELQQEPMRFILVLRSTFELLQEPMRFILVLRSTFKLQQEPMRFILVLRSTFELQQEPMRFILVLRSTFELQQEPMRFILVLRSTFELLQEPMRFILVLRSTFKLQQEPMRFILMCYTGMVQLLFVFADQGLYVNKSLNSICSSYKAIKSLWKIWIKPLNSY
- the LOC127515530 gene encoding uncharacterized protein LOC127515530 isoform X19 — translated: MREPMRFILVLRSTFELLQEPMRFILVLRSPFELQQEPMWFILVLRSTFKLQQEPMRFILVLRNTFKLQQEPMRFILVLRSTFELLQEPMRFILVLRSPFELQQEPMRFILVLRSTFKLQQEPMRFILVLRSTFELQQEPMRFILVLRSTFELQQEPMRFILVLRSTFELQQEPMRFILVLRSTFKLQQEPMRFILVLRSTFELQQEPMRFILVLRSTFELLQEPMRFILVLRSTFELQQEPMRFILVLRSTFELQQEPMRFILVLRSTFELLQEPMRFILVLRSTFKLQQEPMRFILVLRSTFELQQEPMRFILVLRSTFELQQEPMRFILVLRSTFELLQEPMRFILVLRSTFKLQQEPMRFILMCYTGMVQLLFVFADQGLYVNKSLNSICSSYKAIKSLWKIWIKPLNSY
- the LOC127515530 gene encoding uncharacterized protein LOC127515530 isoform X24 codes for the protein MREPMRFILVLRSTFELLQEPMRFILVLRSPFELQQEPMWFILVLRSTFKLQQEPMRFILVLRNTFKLQQEPMRFILVLRSTFELLQEPMRFILVLRSPFELQQEPMRFILVLRSTFKLQQEPMRFILVLRSTFELQQEPMRFILVLRSTFELQQEPMRFILVLRSTFELQQEPMRFILVLRSTFELLQEPMRFILVLRSTFELQQEPMRFILVLRSTFELQQEPMRFILVLRSTFELLQEPMRFILVLRSTFKLQQEPMRFILVLRSTFELQQEPMRFILVLRSTFELQQEPMRFILVLRSTFELLQEPMRFILVLRSTFKLQQEPMRFILMCYTGMVQLLFVFADQGLYVNKSLNSICSSYKAIKSLWKIWIKPLNSY
- the LOC127515530 gene encoding uncharacterized protein LOC127515530 isoform X26 — protein: MREPMRFILVLRSTFELLQEPMRFILVLRSPFELQQEPMWFILVLRSTFKLQQEPMRFILVLRNTFKLQQEPMRFILVLRSTFELLQEPMRFILVLRSPFELQQEPMRFILVLRSTFKLQQEPMRFILVLRSTFELQQEPMRFILVLRSTFELQQEPMRFILVLRSTFELLQEPMRFILVLRSTFELQQEPMRFILVLRSTFELQQEPMRFILVLRSTFELLQEPMRFILVLRSTFKLQQEPMRFILVLRSTFELQQEPMRFILVLRSTFELQQEPMRFILVLRSTFELLQEPMRFILVLRSTFKLQQEPMRFILMCYTGMVQLLFVFADQGLYVNKSLNSICSSYKAIKSLWKIWIKPLNSY
- the LOC127515530 gene encoding uncharacterized protein LOC127515530 isoform X3, with protein sequence MREPMRFILVLRSTFELLQEPMRFILVLRSPFELQQEPMWFILVLRSTFKLQQEPMRFILVLRNTFKLQQEPMRFILVLRSTFELLQEPMRFILVLRSTFELQQEPMRFILVLRSTFELQQEPMRFILVLRSTFELLQEPMRFILVLRSPFELQQEPMRFILVLRSTFKLQQEPMRFILVLRSTFELQQEPMRFILVLRSTFKLQQEPMRFILVLRSTFELQQEPMRFILVLRSTFELQQEPMRFILVLRSTFELQQEPMRFILVLRSTFKLQQEPMRFILVLRSTFELQQEPMRFILVLRSTFELLQEPMRFILVLRSTFELQQEPMRFILVLRSTFELQQEPMRFILVLRSTFELLQEPMRFILVLRSTFKLQQEPMRFILVLRSTFELQQEPMRFILVLRSTFELQQEPMRFILVLRSTFELLQEPMRFILVLRSTFKLQQEPMRFILMCYTGMVQLLFVFADQGLYVNKSLNSICSSYKAIKSLWKIWIKPLNSY
- the LOC127515530 gene encoding uncharacterized protein LOC127515530 isoform X1 → MREPMRFILVLRSTFELLQEPMRFILVLRSPFELQQEPMWFILVLRSTFKLQQEPMRFILVLRNTFKLQQEPMRFILVLRSTFELLQEPMRFILVLRSPFELQQEPMRFILVLRSTFKLQQEPMRFILVLRSTFELQQEPMRFILVLRSTFELQQEPMRFILVLRSTFELLQEPMRFILVLRSPFELQQEPMRFILVLRSTFKLQQEPMRFILVLRSTFELQQEPMRFILVLRSTFKLQQEPMRFILVLRSTFELQQEPMRFILVLRSTFELQQEPMRFILVLRSTFELQQEPMRFILVLRSTFELQQEPMRFILVLRSTFELLQEPMRFILVLRSTFELQQEPMRFILVLRSTFELQQEPMRFILVLRSTFELLQEPMRFILVLRSTFKLQQEPMRFILVLRSTFELQQEPMRFILVLRSTFELQQEPMRFILVLRSTFELLQEPMRFILVLRSTFKLQQEPMRFILMCYTGMVQLLFVFADQGLYVNKSLNSICSSYKAIKSLWKIWIKPLNSY